A stretch of Plectropomus leopardus isolate mb chromosome 24, YSFRI_Pleo_2.0, whole genome shotgun sequence DNA encodes these proteins:
- the rcbtb1 gene encoding RCC1 and BTB domain-containing protein 1 isoform X1, whose product MERCFSVSRDGSSPCSPPPPASPPHALPSPRQPPPIPPSSPLSALTAPPRQGRLSFVGAMVDVSKWPLFSLLSAEELATIRQACVFGTSANEAIYITHASEVFGFGLNSSSCLGTGDSLSTIVPKKLDILRGKKVVSLSYGSGPHVLLATEDGQLYAWGHNGYSQLGNGTTNQGLSPLLVNTSPQNKRVKEVACGSHHSMALTQDGEVFAWGYNNCGQIGSGSTANQPYPRKVTGCLQSKTVVGITCGQTSSMALIDNGEVYGWGYNGNGQLGIGNNGNQLTPCRLAALQGLCIQQIVAGYSHCLALTDEGLLYAWGANTYGQLGTGNKSNHLSPVQIMADKERIVEVAACHSTHTSAAKTQSGQVYMWGQCRGQSIVMPHLTHFMNTDDVFACFATPSVMWRLMSMEHDDFLTVAEALRKEFDSPETADLKFSVDGKCIHVHKAVLKIRCEHFRSMFRSQWTEDQQDVIEIGQFSYPVYRSFLQFLYTDTVDLPPEDAIGLLDLATSYCENRLKRLCQQIIKRGITVENAFTLLSAAIRYDAEDLEVFCFRFCVNHLTQVTQTGAFWQVDGAMLKEFISRASRCGAFKN is encoded by the exons ATGGAGCGATGCTTTAG tgtcagcaGGGATGGTTCTAGTCCTTGCTCCCCACCTCCTCCAGCATCACCTCCTCACGCCCTCCCTTCTCCTCGTCAACCCCCTCCTATTCCTCCCTCCTCACCCCTGTCAGCCCTGACCGCTCCTCCTCGACAAGGAAGGCTTAGTTTTGTGGGCGCCATGGTGGACGTCAGTAAGTGGCCTCTGTTCTCTCTGCTGAGCGCTGAGGAACTGGCCACAATCCGACAGGCctgtgtttttgggacgtcCGCTAATGAAGCCATCTACATTACACATGCCAGTGAG GTATTTGGGTTTGGATTGAACAGCAGTAGCTGCCTCGGTACAGGAGACAGTCTGAGCACCATTGTGCCGAAGAAACTGGACATTTTGCGGGGGAAGAAGGTAGTGAGCCTGAGCTATGGAAGTGGGCCTCATGTCCTGTTGGCTACAGAGG ATGGACAGTTGTATGCTTGGGGACACAATGGCTACAGTCAGCTGGGGAATGGGACGACCAACCAGGGACTGTCCCCGCTGCTGGTGAACACCAGCCCACAGAACAAGAGGGTGAAAGAAGTGGCGTGTGGCTCGCACCACTCCATGGCTCTGACTCAGGATGGAGAG GTCTTTGCATGGGGTTACAATAACTGTGGCCAGATTGGCTCAGGCTCCACAGCCAACCAGCCCTACCCCAGGAAGGTGACTGGGTGCCTGCAGAGCAAGACTGTGGTGGGAATCACATGTGGACAGACCTCCTCGATGGCTCTGATCGACAATGGAGAG GTTTATGGCTGGGGCTACAACGGTAACGGGCAGCTTGGTATAGGAAACAATGGAAACCAGCTGACACCCTGCCGCCTTGCTGCACTCCAAGGGCTGTGTATTCAACAG ATCGTAGCGGGCTACAGTCACTGCCTGGCTCTGACAGATGAAGGGCTGCTGTACGCCTGGGGAGCAAACACCTACGGTCAGCTGGGAACCGGCAACAAGAGCAACCACCTCAGCCCAGTGCAGATCATGGCTGACAAAGAGAG GATTGTAGAGGTTGCAGCATGCCATTCAACACACACTTCAGCCGCCAAGACCCAAAGTGGGCAG GTGTACATGTGGGGTCAGTGTCGAGGCCAATCCATCGTCATGCCACACCTCACGCACTTCATGAACACGGATGATGTCTTCGCATGCTTCGCCACGCCATCCGTCATGTGGAGGCTCATGTCTATGG AACATGATGACTTCCTGACTGTTGCCGAGGCTCTGAGGAAAGAGTTTGACAGTCCAGAGACGGCTGACCTTAAATTCAGCGTCGACGGCAAATGCATCCACGTTCACAAAGCTGTGCTGAAGATCAG GTGTGAGCACTTCCGCTCCATGTTTCGCTCCCAGTGGACGGAGGATCAGCAGGATGTGATCGAGATTGGCCAGTTCTCATACCCCGTCTACAGATCCTTTCTGCAGTTTCTCTACACAGACACTGTCGACCTGCCGCCTGAGGATGCCATCG GTCTGTTGGACCTGGCCACGTCTTACTGTGAAAACCGCCTGAAACGTCTGTGTCAGCAGATCATCAAGAGAGGAATCACGGTAGAAAACGCCTTCACCCTGCTGTCTGCAGCCATACGATATGATGCAGAG
- the rcbtb1 gene encoding RCC1 and BTB domain-containing protein 1 isoform X2 produces MVDVSKWPLFSLLSAEELATIRQACVFGTSANEAIYITHASEVFGFGLNSSSCLGTGDSLSTIVPKKLDILRGKKVVSLSYGSGPHVLLATEDGQLYAWGHNGYSQLGNGTTNQGLSPLLVNTSPQNKRVKEVACGSHHSMALTQDGEVFAWGYNNCGQIGSGSTANQPYPRKVTGCLQSKTVVGITCGQTSSMALIDNGEVYGWGYNGNGQLGIGNNGNQLTPCRLAALQGLCIQQIVAGYSHCLALTDEGLLYAWGANTYGQLGTGNKSNHLSPVQIMADKERIVEVAACHSTHTSAAKTQSGQVYMWGQCRGQSIVMPHLTHFMNTDDVFACFATPSVMWRLMSMEHDDFLTVAEALRKEFDSPETADLKFSVDGKCIHVHKAVLKIRCEHFRSMFRSQWTEDQQDVIEIGQFSYPVYRSFLQFLYTDTVDLPPEDAIGLLDLATSYCENRLKRLCQQIIKRGITVENAFTLLSAAIRYDAEDLEVFCFRFCVNHLTQVTQTGAFWQVDGAMLKEFISRASRCGAFKN; encoded by the exons ATGGTGGACGTCAGTAAGTGGCCTCTGTTCTCTCTGCTGAGCGCTGAGGAACTGGCCACAATCCGACAGGCctgtgtttttgggacgtcCGCTAATGAAGCCATCTACATTACACATGCCAGTGAG GTATTTGGGTTTGGATTGAACAGCAGTAGCTGCCTCGGTACAGGAGACAGTCTGAGCACCATTGTGCCGAAGAAACTGGACATTTTGCGGGGGAAGAAGGTAGTGAGCCTGAGCTATGGAAGTGGGCCTCATGTCCTGTTGGCTACAGAGG ATGGACAGTTGTATGCTTGGGGACACAATGGCTACAGTCAGCTGGGGAATGGGACGACCAACCAGGGACTGTCCCCGCTGCTGGTGAACACCAGCCCACAGAACAAGAGGGTGAAAGAAGTGGCGTGTGGCTCGCACCACTCCATGGCTCTGACTCAGGATGGAGAG GTCTTTGCATGGGGTTACAATAACTGTGGCCAGATTGGCTCAGGCTCCACAGCCAACCAGCCCTACCCCAGGAAGGTGACTGGGTGCCTGCAGAGCAAGACTGTGGTGGGAATCACATGTGGACAGACCTCCTCGATGGCTCTGATCGACAATGGAGAG GTTTATGGCTGGGGCTACAACGGTAACGGGCAGCTTGGTATAGGAAACAATGGAAACCAGCTGACACCCTGCCGCCTTGCTGCACTCCAAGGGCTGTGTATTCAACAG ATCGTAGCGGGCTACAGTCACTGCCTGGCTCTGACAGATGAAGGGCTGCTGTACGCCTGGGGAGCAAACACCTACGGTCAGCTGGGAACCGGCAACAAGAGCAACCACCTCAGCCCAGTGCAGATCATGGCTGACAAAGAGAG GATTGTAGAGGTTGCAGCATGCCATTCAACACACACTTCAGCCGCCAAGACCCAAAGTGGGCAG GTGTACATGTGGGGTCAGTGTCGAGGCCAATCCATCGTCATGCCACACCTCACGCACTTCATGAACACGGATGATGTCTTCGCATGCTTCGCCACGCCATCCGTCATGTGGAGGCTCATGTCTATGG AACATGATGACTTCCTGACTGTTGCCGAGGCTCTGAGGAAAGAGTTTGACAGTCCAGAGACGGCTGACCTTAAATTCAGCGTCGACGGCAAATGCATCCACGTTCACAAAGCTGTGCTGAAGATCAG GTGTGAGCACTTCCGCTCCATGTTTCGCTCCCAGTGGACGGAGGATCAGCAGGATGTGATCGAGATTGGCCAGTTCTCATACCCCGTCTACAGATCCTTTCTGCAGTTTCTCTACACAGACACTGTCGACCTGCCGCCTGAGGATGCCATCG GTCTGTTGGACCTGGCCACGTCTTACTGTGAAAACCGCCTGAAACGTCTGTGTCAGCAGATCATCAAGAGAGGAATCACGGTAGAAAACGCCTTCACCCTGCTGTCTGCAGCCATACGATATGATGCAGAG
- the arhgap1 gene encoding rho GTPase-activating protein 1 isoform X1: MSSELLVDLGEDPATAQLGQLKLTTIEDQQWPADESTFSKSETDLSQCFDAGSPHLPWDHPFYDIARHQIIEVAGDDNFGRKVIVFNACRMPPQHQLDHHKLLMYLKGTLDQYVESDYTLIYFHHGLTSENKPSLGWLRDAYREFDRKYKKNIKALYIVHPTMFIKTLLILFKPIISFKFGRKINYVSYLSELEDVVKCEQLLIPARVKEYDNKLRASLKPSAQPPMSPPHSPPLPDQVFGVPLALLRQRSSDGDPVPVVMRDTISFLLESGMEIEGIFRRSANVTLVKDVQVRYNSGTTVDFREMEDVHLAAVILKTFLRELPEPLLTFQLYNDIVNFTSVSSDNQVELMKTLVESLPEENYASLRYLITFLAQVSANSEVNKMTNSNLAVVFGPNLLWGRDAAMSLSAIGPINNFTRTLLDQQHLVFT; the protein is encoded by the exons atgtcttcAGAGCTGCTGGTAGATCTGGGTGAAGACCCTGCGACTGCACAGTTGGGACAACTGAAGCTAACAACGATAGAGGACCAGCAGTGGCCCGCTGATGAGTCAACTTTCAGCAAGTCGG AGACAGATCTCTCACAGTGCTtcgatgccggctctcctcacCTGCCCTGGGACCATCCCTTCTATGACATCGCCAGACATCAGATCATTGAAGTGGCAG GTGATGATAACTTTGGCAGGAAGGTGATAGTATTTAATGCCTGCAGGATGCCTCCACAGCACCAGCTGGACCATCACAAGCTGCTGAT gtATCTTAAAGGAACCCTGGATCAGTATGTCGAAAGTGACTACACTCTGATCTATTTCCACCATGGGCTGACCAGTGAAAACAAACCTTCTCTCGGCTGGCTACGAGATGCATACAGGGAGTTTGACAGAAA gtatAAGAAGAACATCAAGGCTCTGTACATCGTCCATCCCACCATGTTCATCAAGACTCTGCTGATCCTCTTCAAACCAATCATCAG TTTCAAGTTTGGCAGGAAGATTAACTATGTTAGCTATCTGAGTGAGCTGGAGGATGTGGTGAAGTGTGAGCAGCTGCTCATTCCTGCACGTGTCAAAGA GTATGACAACAAGTTAAGAGCATCCCTGAAACCAAGCGCCCAGCCTCCCATGTCTCCTCCTCACAGCCCTCCACTCCCCGACCAGGTGTTTGGGGTGCCACTGGCACT gctaAGACAGCGGAGTTCAGATGGTGATCCAGTTCCTGTAGTGATGAGAGACACAATCAGCTTCCTTTTAGAGTCAG GTATGGAGATTGAGGGAATCTTCAGACGGTCTGCTAATGTGACTCTTGTGAAGGACGTCCAGGTCAGATACAACTCAG gTACAACAGTGGATTTCAGAGAGATGGAGGATGTCCACTTGGCTGCTGTGATTCTGAAGACATTCCTGAGGGAATTACCTGAGCCTCTGCTGACCTTCCAGCTCTACAACGACATTGTCAACTTCACCT CTGTATCCAGTGATAACCAGGTGGAGCTCATGAAGACACTGGTGGAGTCGCTGCCAGAGGAAAACTATGCATCACTCCGATACCTCATCACATTCCTGGCACAG GTATCAGCCAACAGTGAAGTGAATAAGATGACCAACAGTAACCTGGCTGTGGTGTTTGGTCCCAACCTGCTCTGGGGGCGAGACGCTGCCATGTCACTCAGCGCCATTGGGCCGATTAACAACTTCACCAGAACCCTGCTGGACCAGCAGCATCTGGTTTTTACCTAA
- the arhgap1 gene encoding rho GTPase-activating protein 1 isoform X2, whose product MSSELLVDLGEDPATAQLGQLKLTTIEDQQWPADESTFSKSETDLSQCFDAGSPHLPWDHPFYDIARHQIIEVAGDDNFGRKVIVFNACRMPPQHQLDHHKLLMYLKGTLDQYVESDYTLIYFHHGLTSENKPSLGWLRDAYREFDRKYKKNIKALYIVHPTMFIKTLLILFKPIIRYDNKLRASLKPSAQPPMSPPHSPPLPDQVFGVPLALLRQRSSDGDPVPVVMRDTISFLLESGMEIEGIFRRSANVTLVKDVQVRYNSGTTVDFREMEDVHLAAVILKTFLRELPEPLLTFQLYNDIVNFTSVSSDNQVELMKTLVESLPEENYASLRYLITFLAQVSANSEVNKMTNSNLAVVFGPNLLWGRDAAMSLSAIGPINNFTRTLLDQQHLVFT is encoded by the exons atgtcttcAGAGCTGCTGGTAGATCTGGGTGAAGACCCTGCGACTGCACAGTTGGGACAACTGAAGCTAACAACGATAGAGGACCAGCAGTGGCCCGCTGATGAGTCAACTTTCAGCAAGTCGG AGACAGATCTCTCACAGTGCTtcgatgccggctctcctcacCTGCCCTGGGACCATCCCTTCTATGACATCGCCAGACATCAGATCATTGAAGTGGCAG GTGATGATAACTTTGGCAGGAAGGTGATAGTATTTAATGCCTGCAGGATGCCTCCACAGCACCAGCTGGACCATCACAAGCTGCTGAT gtATCTTAAAGGAACCCTGGATCAGTATGTCGAAAGTGACTACACTCTGATCTATTTCCACCATGGGCTGACCAGTGAAAACAAACCTTCTCTCGGCTGGCTACGAGATGCATACAGGGAGTTTGACAGAAA gtatAAGAAGAACATCAAGGCTCTGTACATCGTCCATCCCACCATGTTCATCAAGACTCTGCTGATCCTCTTCAAACCAATCATCAG GTATGACAACAAGTTAAGAGCATCCCTGAAACCAAGCGCCCAGCCTCCCATGTCTCCTCCTCACAGCCCTCCACTCCCCGACCAGGTGTTTGGGGTGCCACTGGCACT gctaAGACAGCGGAGTTCAGATGGTGATCCAGTTCCTGTAGTGATGAGAGACACAATCAGCTTCCTTTTAGAGTCAG GTATGGAGATTGAGGGAATCTTCAGACGGTCTGCTAATGTGACTCTTGTGAAGGACGTCCAGGTCAGATACAACTCAG gTACAACAGTGGATTTCAGAGAGATGGAGGATGTCCACTTGGCTGCTGTGATTCTGAAGACATTCCTGAGGGAATTACCTGAGCCTCTGCTGACCTTCCAGCTCTACAACGACATTGTCAACTTCACCT CTGTATCCAGTGATAACCAGGTGGAGCTCATGAAGACACTGGTGGAGTCGCTGCCAGAGGAAAACTATGCATCACTCCGATACCTCATCACATTCCTGGCACAG GTATCAGCCAACAGTGAAGTGAATAAGATGACCAACAGTAACCTGGCTGTGGTGTTTGGTCCCAACCTGCTCTGGGGGCGAGACGCTGCCATGTCACTCAGCGCCATTGGGCCGATTAACAACTTCACCAGAACCCTGCTGGACCAGCAGCATCTGGTTTTTACCTAA
- the arl6ip6 gene encoding LOW QUALITY PROTEIN: ADP-ribosylation factor-like protein 6-interacting protein 6 (The sequence of the model RefSeq protein was modified relative to this genomic sequence to represent the inferred CDS: inserted 2 bases in 1 codon; deleted 2 bases in 1 codon), translating to MQRSATDRDFLGEGFGRPDRSEDMEQTSAHPVTXPGETTGRQCTHRNGPKPWTVVVLSVLCSAVAVAAVSCVCALIYPILKELRAERVRGEDGTEQRMLGFWSILVLSVLAGCICCVLSWTLTFLDSYQPGMALETPLTLAHLRGVSGHGFHIGYGVAVLNGIMAILTVVWSLT from the exons ATGCAGCGGAGTGCCACAGACAGAGAC TTTTTAGGAGAAGGTTTCGGTCGCCCGGATCGGTCAGAGGACATGGAGCAGACATCGGCTCATCCCGTGAC CCCCGGTGAGACTACGGGACGGCAGTGCACCCATCGGAACGGCCCCAAACCGTGGACGGTGGTCGTGCTGTCGGTATTGTGCTCCGCCGTCGCTGTGGCCGCTGTCAGTTGTGTCTGCGCCCTCATCTACCCGATACTCAAAG AGCTGCGggcagagagagtgagaggagaggatgggACTGAGCAGAGGATGCTGG gtttcTGGAGTATCCTTGTGCTGTCAGTGTTAGCAGGATGTATCTGCTGTGTGCTCTCGTGGACTCTCACCTTCCTTGACTCGTACCAGCCTGGCATGGCGTTGGAAACACCTCTGACACTGGCACACCTCAG aggTGTATCTGGCCATGGTTTCCACATTGGTTATGGAGTTGCTGTCCTTAATGGCATCATGGCCATACTCACTGTCGTCTGGAGCCTCACCTGA